GGCCTGGCGTCTCTGAAGATGCTGAATGTTCGCACCTACATTCAAAGCGGCAACGTCGTGTTTCAGTTCAAAGAAAAGCTGCCGAAGTCGCTGAATAAGCGGATCGCAGACTCCATTGAAGAGCGCCACGGATTTCGTCCTGGCACGTTTATCCTCAGTTCCGAGGCACTTGAAGAGACGATCGCCGCAAATCCGTTTCCTAAAGCCACGGGCGATCCAAAATCGTTGCACTGCTTCTTTCTTGCCGAGCGCGTGAAAACGATGCCCCGCGATCAGTTAAACGAGTTGGCATCTGCCACAGAAAAGTGGCGACTAATCAACCAGACATTCTATTTGCATGCACCGGACGGAGTCGGTCGGTCAAAACTGGCAGCAAGAGTGGAGAAAACTCTGGGTGCACCCACCACCGCTCGCAACTGGAAGACAGTGTTGAAGCTGAGCGACATGGTGCGAGCAACGTAACGTGAACAGTCCCCGCAGCCCGGCCGTTTGAAGTGCCGAGCTGCTTCCGACATCTGCATCTACTTGCTGGCTCGTTCGCGTAACAGTGGCGCCAGGTACTTGGCCGTTTCGTCCGCGATGACGTTATACCCCGCCAGGTTCGGATGCCTGTCGCCGTACCAACCAGGCAGGTGGCCGAGAATTCCGTCCAGTTCGTTATCCATGATCTCAACGCTTGGCCCACGAACATACGGCTTCACCAGTGCATGGTATTTCGCAGGAATCTTCTCAAGCGGATAGCGGCGATAGTTCAGCATGTTGTGCCCTTTTTTCAGCTCGGCCGCATAGCGAGGATAGATGTCGAACACCGGCAGCCCTTCTTTTTCCGCGACCTGCCTGACCAGCGCGTTAATTTCATCACTGACTTCTTCGTTGGCGAAGGGGATCACTGTCATCGGGATCAGCTTTGCGTCAGGATGATCCTTCCGCAGTCGAGCCAGTAAGTCGTGAAAGTCTTTCGGGAAGTTGGTTGTGAAGTCTTCCCGCTTTGCACGATCATTCAGTCCGTAACGAATGAAGATATAATCGATGCCCGGCAGTTTTTCACCGTTGCGTTTGTAGCGGCCGGAATCGAACAGCCGTTTGATGTACTCACCACTTTGGCTGGAATTGACCACGTGACACGGTGGCAGATCTTCTTCTGCCGCCAGCAGCATTTCGAGTACCGTTTCCAGATGCGGACCTTCAGGCTGCAGCCTTCGCGGCACACTGCCTTCGGTGGTGCTGTCGCCCAACAGCAGAATTTGAACCTTGCCTTCGTGCTCGGCACGTGTGCTGCACGGCAAAACCAGACACACGACCAGCGTCAGCAAAACGCGATTGATAAACTTCACAGCATATTCCCTTGGTGTTGTGACGAGCTGGACCGACGATCTTCACCGCCGAGTGCTCATTCAAATTGTCAAATTCGTGTTATCTCAGCCGACGCGAGGAATTTCCAGCAATGTGCCATGCAGTGGTGATGGAATGCTTGATTGATGTTGCTCTGCCTGTTGTGCTGTCCGCCCCGCAAATGATCGGGACACGCAACGTTTAAAACCGGGGCCAGCGGAACTAACGTACATGCTGAGTGATCAACAGTTTGCCGAGTTGATGGCAAAAACGCGAAGCGGAGACCAGGACGCGGCTCGAGAACTGGTGCGACAGTATGAGCCGGAAATCCGTCGAGCCGCTCGACTGCGACTAACCGATCCGCGGCTGCGCCGAATTGTCGATTCGATCGATATCTGCCAGTCTGTCTTCGGCCGCTTTTTTAAGAGTGCCACCGATGGCAGCTTTGACCTGGAAAAACCCGAACAGCTTCTGGTGCTGCTGACCACGATGACGCGAAACCGCATCATCGACGAGCATCGCCGCCAGACGACGCAAAAGCGGAATCGTCCGGAGCCCGACGGTCGGCCCTTCGACCCCTGCAGTGTCATTGAAGACAGCCCAGGTCCGCGCACCGCCGCCGCTGCTCGCGAATTGCTGTCTGAGGTTCGATCTCGGTTAACGGCCGACGAGCTGCAAATTGCAGATCTTCGAAACGCCGGGAAGTCGTGGGAGGAAGTGGCCACCGAATTGAGCGAATCGGCCGACGGACTCCGCAAGCGGCTGGAACGGGCTCTGGATCGGGTTCGCGCGGAGATTGAAGCTTCGCCAATCGGTTGAGGGTGGGCGGAAGCCCGCATTTTCGATTTTCTTTGTCCGAACAGCCAACAGACTGCGTTTACCCAAAGGAAACGCACTTCCGCAAGAACGACAGCGTGGAGCCAAAACGATGGCAGACGATGGTGCCCTGAAATCTGACAGCATTCTGATCGAACAACAACGCCGCTGGCACGCTGGTGATCATGTGCGCGTTGAGGCACTGCTAAGCGACATCGATACTCAGGCGCTTGGCCCGGAAGCCGTTCTGGACGTGATTTATTCCGAAGTCCTGCTGCGCGAAGACCTGCTTCAGGAAGACCTGACCGTTGACGCGATGGAGCAGGAATACCTGAACCGTTTTCCGGAATTCAGCAAACTCGTGTCCCGACAGTTTCAGGTCCACCGAGCACTCCAGTCGTCCGATCCGTACGATGCGAAGGGAGACACGGGGCCGGACACCGCAGTGACGTTGCCTGCCCGACGCCGCGAATCTGACCAAGCAACAACAGCTGCACAAACCGCACCGCAGACCGTGCAGATTCCAGGATTCCAGTTGCTGGAAGTCGCGGGGAAGGGCGGCAGCGGAATTGCGTACCGAGCTCTCGACGAAAAACTGAACCGCATTGTCGCCGTCAAGCTGTTGATCGGCCCCGACGCACGAGACGAACACAGCAGTCGACAACTACTCCGCGAAGCCGAAGCTGCCGCCTCGTTAGTCCATCCGATGATCGTGCAGATCTATCAGGTAGGTGAAGCAGGGGGCTCACCGTTTTTGGTCATGGAGTTCATCGACGGCGGAACACTCGCGAAGCGACTGCAGGAAGGCCCGCTGCCGGTCGCGGAAGCTGTCGACACGGCTTACAAGATTTCTCAGGCTGTCCAGTACGCTCACGACCAGGGCATCATTCATCGCGACTTAAAACCCGGCAACGTGCTGCTGGATTCTGCCGGCGAACCTCACGTGTGCGACTTCGGACTGGCTCGCCGACTGGACGCCGAACACACGCTGCACGCGACCGGCGACGTGCTGGGAACGCCAGCCTACATGCCGCCGGAACAAGCGCGAGGCGAAACGGCCAACGAACGATCGGACGTCTATTCAGTGGGCGCGATTCTGTACGAATTGCTGTGCGGTCGGTCTCCGTTCCAGGCGGCGACACCGTGGGAAATTCTGCATCAGGTCATGACCGATAACCCGGCTCCGCTGCGGCAGCTAAACTCCGCGTTGCCGAAGGACCTCGAAACGATTTGCGAACGATGTCTGGAGAAAGATCCGGCTCGCCGATATGCGTCAGCGCGGGAACTGGCCGATGAACTCAGGCGATTCACAGCCGGACAGCCGATCAATGCCAGGCCGGTCGGGCGAGTGCAGCGACTATTCAAGTGGTGTCGCCGCAACCCCAGCATGGCTGCTTTAGCAGGCGTCGTTGCTGTAACGCTGCTGGGGGCGGCGATAGTTTCGACTCTGTCGCAGCGGAAGGTCGCCGAAGCGCTGGGCGACACAAAACAGGCCCTCGCAAAAGCCGAAGGCCAGCGCGACCTTGCGTTAAGTGCCATGAACGATTTGGTGCATCGCGTGTACGACGACCTCACCAAACGTGAAGCGACTCTGGAAGCTCGCGGCCAGGTATTGGACGCCGCCATCGACGGCCTGCAGGAGATCATCGACGAAGGTGGCGACAGCGAAAGCACTCGACTGACCAAGACCAAGGCACATACGCGGCGAGCGTACATCTATTCTCAACTGGCCCAGCACGAAGAATCGGAAGCTCAACATCGGCTGGCGATCGAAACCGGCAAGACATTGACCAGCCAGGACGGAAAGTACCAGCTCGCTCAGGTCATGGCGAATTTCGCGCAATTCTTTTTACGTGTCGCGAAGTTTGACGATGCAAAAGAAATCGCCGAGCAGACAATCGCGTACACCGAAACGCTATTGGACGCAGACCCGGACAGCCTCGATTTGCAAAACGTTGTTATGCAATGCAGGTCCAGGCTGGCGACCGTTAAAGCCCAGAAGGAAGGGTCCGCAGCCGCAATCGACATGCGACGCGAAGTCCACGAAACGTGTGTCGCGTTGCATGAAGCATGGCCGGAAGCAACGAAACAGAACATCACTCAGGATCTGCTGAACATCAAACTGGATCTGATTGCGGCGTGTTTACAGGTAGGTCTCTTCACAGAAGCAGAGACCTATCTGTTGGAATCACTGGAACTACTAGAAGACCGCAATCCGGAAGAGACAGAAGACGTTCAGGTGCGTCGCCTGTACTACACAATGCTTGGTGATCTGGCCACCACCCAGTTCGCGCACATGGAATACGATGACACATACAAAACGCTCAAGAAAGCGGTCGACGGCTACGCCCACGTGGTCGAAGCCGAAGTCGGCCGTCCGGGTCCGCAGCTGCGAGCGGGCGGTTTGCACCAGAAAATGGCCGCCTGCCTAAAGGCGATGGGGCGACTTGAAGAAGCGAAGCTGCACACGCAAAAGCAGATCGATCACTATCGAGAAGGCCTGAAGATCGGCGGCGAAGCCTACAACCCTCAACGCTACGCCATTGCCGTTGGCTTGATGAGCATGGCCGAACTGCACGCGCGCGAAGGCGATTACCGATCCGCCATGAAAGCCTGGCAGGATGCCGCTGATATTGTGGAACCAATCGTTGAACAGTACCAAGCACAAGATGACTGGAACGGCATGAAGCACATGGTTCAACTATTTGCCGGTGTCCTCAAGGAAGACTCTGAAGCAGCGCCGGAAGACGTCGCCGCATTTGATCTGGCTTTGCAGGCATGGGCGGCCGCCGACAAAGGGAATCTCAGCATTTTCGAAACCAACGAACAGAAGCTGATTGATGGACCGGCAAACGCCGCCTCACCCGTCACAAAATTACAGCTTCAGTTCCTGCTGGCGACGACGTACGGGCTACAACACCGAGCGATCGTAAATGGCTCACCCAATGACAAGGATGACGCTGCGGCTGCCGCGAAAAAGTGCATTGAAGCCATCAATGCCGCCAAAGCACTGGGGGCCGACCCCATGCTTCCGGTAGCAGCGCCGGAATTCGACACTCTGCGTCAAACCGACGAGTTCAGAGCCGCGTTTCCGGTCATGTGATTGACAAATACACTCCCATTTCCGCAGGAACCGCCACTTCTGTCGAAAAGCGGACGAATGCCCTTGAAGCGGTTCGGATGGAACAGTACACGTCCCGTCTGACTTGACTTCTTCAGCATTCCTCAATCCGTTCCGACATCATGGCCGTACTGCTGCAACTTCTGGATGGCGTTAAGAACTATGGCGACCAGGCTCTCCTGGATGGCGCCAGCGTCACAATTCACGATGGCGTGAAAGTCGGCTTTATTGGGCGTAACGGAGCCGGCAAGTCAACTCTGCTGCGCATTCTGCTCGGCAATGAAGAACTTGACAGTGGCGAAGTCATCCGCGGTTCTCACCTGAAAGTCGGCTATCTGCGTCAGCATGACCCGTTCGAACCCGCCGAATCAGCTCTCGACTTCTTAATGCGAGACAGCGGGCAGCCCGATTGGAAATGCGGTGAAGTCGCAGGACAGTTCGAACTCAAAGGCGATTACCTGAACGGCCCGGTCAAGGATCTTTCCGGCGGCTGGCAGACGCGAGTCAAACTGGCGGCGCTGCTGCTGCACGATCCGAATCTGTTGATGCTGGACGAACCGACCAACTTTCTGGACCTGCGAACCCAAATTCTGCTGGAACACTTCCTCGTGAATTTTCCGGCTTCATGCTTAATCGTGTCGCACGATCGAGCCTTCCTGACGGCGACCTGCGACCAAACCCTGGACCTGTCGCGCGGCAAGCTGACGTTGTACAACGGCAAGATTGGCCCTTATCTGGAAAAGCTGGAAGAGGACAAGATCCGCGACGAACGCACGAACGCTGCCGTGATCTCCAAACAAAAACAGCTGCAGCGCTTTATCGAAAAGAACAAAGCTCGAGCGACCTCAGCCAGCCAGGCTCGTTCCAAGCAGAAACAACTGGACCGACTTCAAACGAAAGAAATCGAAGTTGATCTTCCGACGGCGTCCATCAAGGCTCCTGTCGTGGAACCGCGTCAGGGACCGGCCGTGCGGTGCCTGGACCTGTCGATTGGGTATCCGGATCACACCGTCGCCACCGGCGTCGATGTGGAAGTGGATCATCAACAGCGAGCCGCCATCGTGGGCGACAACGGCCAGGGAAAAACGACGCTGCTGCGAACGCTGGTCGATTCGCTGCAGCCGATTGAAGGGCAGGTGAAGTGGGGTTACGGCTGCAAGATTGGCACGTACGCCCAACACGTATACACGACGCTGCCGCAGGATCAGACGGTTCTGGAGTACCTCGAATACAACTCAATGCCCGGCATCACAACTCAGGACTGCCTGAATGTGGCCGGTGCACTGCTGTTCCGAGGGGCTCATGTGCACAAGCCAATCAAAGTGCTGTCCGGTGGCGAACGTGCTCGAGTCTGCATGGCTGGCCTGCTGCTGGGCGATTACAACGTTCTGATTCTTGACGAACCAGGCAACCACCTTGATGTCGAAACGGTTGAAGCACTGGCGACCGCTTTGCTGAACTACCAGGGCACTGTCCTGTTCACCAGCCACGATCGCCACTTCGTCAAACGCATTGCCACCAACGTGATCGAAGTCAGCAACGGTCGAGCTCGAAACTACGGCGGCGATTACGATTCCTATGTGTATTCGGTCAACAAGGAAATCGAAGAAGGCGAACGAGAACGTTCCGGTGGCAAAATGGCCACACCGCCAGCGGGCAAAGCTGGCGCGTCCGGAAAATCGAAGGCATCAATGTCGGGCAAAGAGCAGCACAATGCCCGCAAGCAGCTGCGTAATCTGGAAAAGTCGATCGCCCGCCTCGACGAGCAGCGCAAAGCTTTGAACGCCGACATGCTGAAAGAATCCGACGCAGCAAAGGCCATGGATCTACACAACCAGATCAACGCCATTCAGGTCGAACTAAGTGCGGCCGAAGAAAAATGGTGCGAGCTGTCCGAGGAACTCGGCGATTGGTAGGATTGGCGTTCGACGACCGCACTTCGTAGAAAAGGCCAACATGAACCGACTCGCATGCCTGCTGTTTCTGTTCCTCGCAACGCCTGCCGCCAGCCTGGCCGCTAAGCCAAACATCGTGCTGATTTTCATCGATGACCTTGGCTGGAAAGACATCGGCTGCTACGGCAATGACTTCATCGACACGCCGCGTATTGATCAGCTGGCGAGCGAAGGCGTGCGGTTTACCGACTTCTATGCCGCTGGAGCGGTCTGCTCGCCGACTCGGTGCGCCGTGCAAGCCGGACAAAATCAGGCTCGTATTGGCATCACAGCTCACATCCCCGGCCACTGGCGTCCGTTTGAAAGAGTCATCACGCCGCAGACCACCATGGCGCTGCCGCTGGACACCGTAACGGTCGCCGAATCCCTGAAGGAAGCAGGCTACACCACGGGCTACGTGGGGAAGTGGCATCTGGGCAACGGGGCAGAATTTCAACCCGATCGACAGGGCTATGATTTTTCAGCCGTCATCAACGGGCCTCACCTTCCGGGCCGCTACAAGGTGCAGGGACTCGATGGTCCAAAGCCAAAACCGAATCAGTATCGCACCGACTTCGAAGCCGACCTGTCGATTGATTTCATCGCCCGCAGCAAAGACCAGAAGAAGCCCTTCTTTCTCATGCTGTCGCCGTTCGCGGTTCATATTCCGCTGGGAGCGATGTGCGCAAAGGTGGACAAGTACACTCAGCGAGCCGCCGAACAAAAGCGCAAGTTACCTCATCCGGTTTACGCAGCGATGGTCGAACACTGTGACGACATGGTGGGGCGAATCGTAGACGCAATCGACCAGCAGGGCCTGACAGACAACACGATGGTCATATTCACGTCAGACAATGGAGGCCTCTACCGCCGCTACGATTATCGCGAAGCGGCAGATGACAACGTCACAACGGTTGCTCCGCTGAAGGGTGAGAAAGGTTCGCTGCATGAAGGCGGTGTGCGAGTGCCTTTGATCGTGAAGTATCCGCCGCTCACAAAGCCCGGAAGTGAATGCAGCGAACCGACCATCAGCTACGACTTCTATCCTACGTTTGTCGACCTGGCAGGCGGCAAACTCCCGCAACATCAGACGATTGATGGACTCAGCCTGAAGCCGCTGCTGTCCGATCCATCGACAAAGCTGGACCGCACCGCGCTGCACTGGCACTACCCCCACTACCATCACGACCGCCCCGCCAGCAGCATTCGCGAACGCGACTGGAAGCTGATCGAATACCTGGACGGGACTGGCGACATTGAGGTCTACAATCTGGCCAACGATATTGGCGAAACAAAGAACCTGGCAACAGAAAAGCAGGGCAGGGCGGCCGACCTGAAACGCAAACTGCAAACATGGCGCACCAGCGTGAGTGCTCGAATGCCGATCCCGAATCCGAGCTACGACGCAGACCGAGCAGCAGAATGGTGGAGCATGCGCAGCGGTAAACCAATCGACAGCGAACGACGCAAACGGTTTCCACCGACGGAGAAGGCGGATACTCAGCGCTGAGTTGTTTACTGAGAACCAAATCCAGGAGACGCCATGACGCCTCAACCCGCCACCCGTACCGCCTTCGGTGGAC
This DNA window, taken from Fuerstiella marisgermanici, encodes the following:
- a CDS encoding DUF1697 domain-containing protein, encoding MKTWVLLLRGINVGGRNVLPMKELAAGLASLKMLNVRTYIQSGNVVFQFKEKLPKSLNKRIADSIEERHGFRPGTFILSSEALEETIAANPFPKATGDPKSLHCFFLAERVKTMPRDQLNELASATEKWRLINQTFYLHAPDGVGRSKLAARVEKTLGAPTTARNWKTVLKLSDMVRAT
- a CDS encoding SGNH/GDSL hydrolase family protein gives rise to the protein MKFINRVLLTLVVCLVLPCSTRAEHEGKVQILLLGDSTTEGSVPRRLQPEGPHLETVLEMLLAAEEDLPPCHVVNSSQSGEYIKRLFDSGRYKRNGEKLPGIDYIFIRYGLNDRAKREDFTTNFPKDFHDLLARLRKDHPDAKLIPMTVIPFANEEVSDEINALVRQVAEKEGLPVFDIYPRYAAELKKGHNMLNYRRYPLEKIPAKYHALVKPYVRGPSVEIMDNELDGILGHLPGWYGDRHPNLAGYNVIADETAKYLAPLLRERASK
- a CDS encoding RNA polymerase sigma factor, producing the protein MLSDQQFAELMAKTRSGDQDAARELVRQYEPEIRRAARLRLTDPRLRRIVDSIDICQSVFGRFFKSATDGSFDLEKPEQLLVLLTTMTRNRIIDEHRRQTTQKRNRPEPDGRPFDPCSVIEDSPGPRTAAAARELLSEVRSRLTADELQIADLRNAGKSWEEVATELSESADGLRKRLERALDRVRAEIEASPIG
- a CDS encoding serine/threonine-protein kinase; the encoded protein is MADDGALKSDSILIEQQRRWHAGDHVRVEALLSDIDTQALGPEAVLDVIYSEVLLREDLLQEDLTVDAMEQEYLNRFPEFSKLVSRQFQVHRALQSSDPYDAKGDTGPDTAVTLPARRRESDQATTAAQTAPQTVQIPGFQLLEVAGKGGSGIAYRALDEKLNRIVAVKLLIGPDARDEHSSRQLLREAEAAASLVHPMIVQIYQVGEAGGSPFLVMEFIDGGTLAKRLQEGPLPVAEAVDTAYKISQAVQYAHDQGIIHRDLKPGNVLLDSAGEPHVCDFGLARRLDAEHTLHATGDVLGTPAYMPPEQARGETANERSDVYSVGAILYELLCGRSPFQAATPWEILHQVMTDNPAPLRQLNSALPKDLETICERCLEKDPARRYASARELADELRRFTAGQPINARPVGRVQRLFKWCRRNPSMAALAGVVAVTLLGAAIVSTLSQRKVAEALGDTKQALAKAEGQRDLALSAMNDLVHRVYDDLTKREATLEARGQVLDAAIDGLQEIIDEGGDSESTRLTKTKAHTRRAYIYSQLAQHEESEAQHRLAIETGKTLTSQDGKYQLAQVMANFAQFFLRVAKFDDAKEIAEQTIAYTETLLDADPDSLDLQNVVMQCRSRLATVKAQKEGSAAAIDMRREVHETCVALHEAWPEATKQNITQDLLNIKLDLIAACLQVGLFTEAETYLLESLELLEDRNPEETEDVQVRRLYYTMLGDLATTQFAHMEYDDTYKTLKKAVDGYAHVVEAEVGRPGPQLRAGGLHQKMAACLKAMGRLEEAKLHTQKQIDHYREGLKIGGEAYNPQRYAIAVGLMSMAELHAREGDYRSAMKAWQDAADIVEPIVEQYQAQDDWNGMKHMVQLFAGVLKEDSEAAPEDVAAFDLALQAWAAADKGNLSIFETNEQKLIDGPANAASPVTKLQLQFLLATTYGLQHRAIVNGSPNDKDDAAAAAKKCIEAINAAKALGADPMLPVAAPEFDTLRQTDEFRAAFPVM
- a CDS encoding ABC-F family ATP-binding cassette domain-containing protein yields the protein MAVLLQLLDGVKNYGDQALLDGASVTIHDGVKVGFIGRNGAGKSTLLRILLGNEELDSGEVIRGSHLKVGYLRQHDPFEPAESALDFLMRDSGQPDWKCGEVAGQFELKGDYLNGPVKDLSGGWQTRVKLAALLLHDPNLLMLDEPTNFLDLRTQILLEHFLVNFPASCLIVSHDRAFLTATCDQTLDLSRGKLTLYNGKIGPYLEKLEEDKIRDERTNAAVISKQKQLQRFIEKNKARATSASQARSKQKQLDRLQTKEIEVDLPTASIKAPVVEPRQGPAVRCLDLSIGYPDHTVATGVDVEVDHQQRAAIVGDNGQGKTTLLRTLVDSLQPIEGQVKWGYGCKIGTYAQHVYTTLPQDQTVLEYLEYNSMPGITTQDCLNVAGALLFRGAHVHKPIKVLSGGERARVCMAGLLLGDYNVLILDEPGNHLDVETVEALATALLNYQGTVLFTSHDRHFVKRIATNVIEVSNGRARNYGGDYDSYVYSVNKEIEEGERERSGGKMATPPAGKAGASGKSKASMSGKEQHNARKQLRNLEKSIARLDEQRKALNADMLKESDAAKAMDLHNQINAIQVELSAAEEKWCELSEELGDW
- a CDS encoding sulfatase, whose protein sequence is MNRLACLLFLFLATPAASLAAKPNIVLIFIDDLGWKDIGCYGNDFIDTPRIDQLASEGVRFTDFYAAGAVCSPTRCAVQAGQNQARIGITAHIPGHWRPFERVITPQTTMALPLDTVTVAESLKEAGYTTGYVGKWHLGNGAEFQPDRQGYDFSAVINGPHLPGRYKVQGLDGPKPKPNQYRTDFEADLSIDFIARSKDQKKPFFLMLSPFAVHIPLGAMCAKVDKYTQRAAEQKRKLPHPVYAAMVEHCDDMVGRIVDAIDQQGLTDNTMVIFTSDNGGLYRRYDYREAADDNVTTVAPLKGEKGSLHEGGVRVPLIVKYPPLTKPGSECSEPTISYDFYPTFVDLAGGKLPQHQTIDGLSLKPLLSDPSTKLDRTALHWHYPHYHHDRPASSIRERDWKLIEYLDGTGDIEVYNLANDIGETKNLATEKQGRAADLKRKLQTWRTSVSARMPIPNPSYDADRAAEWWSMRSGKPIDSERRKRFPPTEKADTQR